Part of the Syntrophotaleaceae bacterium genome, CCTGGCGGCTGTAGCCGTCGGCCTGGTCTTCCGTGAGGTTTCCGCGATGACCATCGGTTTTGGCGCTGTGCTGCTCGGCATTGCCGTCGACTTCGGCCTGCATGTCTATTTTGCCCTGCGTCGCGGAGGAGGAGAGGCGGCAGACATCGTCGGGTCCGTCAGCCGTCCCGTTGTTTTCGGCTGCATGACCACGGTGGCCGCTTTTGCCGTGCTCCTTTCCTCAGATCTTCCCGGACAGCGGCAGCTGGCGGTTTTTTCCATCACCGGCCTCCTTGCGGCCCTGCTGCTGGCCCTGGTGGTGCTGCCCCACCTGCTCACGACAGGACATGATTCTGAACAGCTTTCTACGCCGCCGACCCCGCGCGGCGGCCGCCTGATCGTCGCCATCTGGCTGCTGCTCCTGGCCATTTGCGGCTGGCAGGCGACCAGGGTGACCATCGACGGCGACCTGCGTCGAATGAATCTGGTGCCGGACGAGCTGGCCGCCGACGAAGCGCAGGTGAGGCAGATTTGGGGACAGGTGCGGAGCCAGGCCATGGTCTGGGCTGTGGGAGACACCCTCGATCAGGCCCTGGCGACCAACGGCCAGGTGCTGCAACGCTTCGAAAAGAGCGGAGGGATCGAATCTTTGGTCAGCCTCTCCCCGCTGCTGCCATCGACCGGGGAGCAGGCGGAAAATCGGAGGCGCTGGCTGGAATTCTGGCAGGGCCCCGCGGGTCGGCGCGTCCTGGCTGCTCTTGAAGACGAGGCGAAGGCTCTCCGTTTCAGCGGCGACGCCTTCGCCCCCTTCCGGGAGTCCCTTGAAAAGCCGGTTCTTCCGATTACGCCGGCCGGCTTGCGGGAGGTTGGCCTTGGTGAAGTGGTCGATACGCTGGTGACGACTCTGGAGGATGGCCGGATCGGTGTGCTTAACCTGATACCGGAAAATCCCGAGATGCTGTCCAGGGCAGAGACGGCCCTGGCCGGCCTGGAGGATGTCCGCCTGGTGGCTCAGGGCCGGTTTCGACAGGAACTCAGTGTGGCCATCGAAAAGGATTTTATCCGCTTCATCCTCGCGGCAGGACTGGTTGTGCTGGGGCTGCTGGCCATTCTGTTCCGCAAGCCGTGGGAAATCCTAGCGGCACTGGTGCCGGTGGCGACCGGTCTGGTGATGATGTTCGGGATCATGGGAATGTTGGGACTGAGCTTCAACCTGTTCAACATCATTGCCGCCATACTCGTGATCGGTCTCGGCGTCGATTACGGCATTTTCATGGTCCACCGCCAGAAAGAGGGGATGGACCGGGCCACCGGACAGGCAGTGCTGGTCTCCGGTCTCACCACACTGGCCGGTTTTGGAGCTCTCGTGCTGGCCCGCCATCCGGCCCTGCATTCCATCGGCGTCACCGTGCTGCTGGGCATCGGCAGCGCAATTCCGGCAGCGCTGTGGGTGATTCCGGCGTTGTATCAGGTTGGAAAGCATGGGGCGTTGAGAAAAACTTATAAAGGCAATAATCGGACGCGGATGAACGCGGATGAACGCGGATAAGGCCGAAAACCCCAACAAGACGCCTTGGTTTTGGTTTATCCGCGTATGCGAGCATCAGATTTTATCCGCGTCCTAATTCTGGTTTAAAAGGTTTTCGGCCGTTATGAAAAAACTGCTGCCGATCATGCTTCTCCTGCTCCTGGCGGCCTGCGCTGCGCCTGCCCGGGTGCCGATCCCGGTCATTGAGCCAGCCCCTGCGGGACTTGCCACAGAGGATCTGGCTTCGGCGGTCTGGACAGAACGGCCCGCGGTCATGCGCCTGCGGCAGACGGCCCGGTTCAGCTTTCGAGGCCGGGAAGTGCCGATGATCGGCATGATGGAGCTCGATACCCGCTCTAAGAAAACGCGGCTGGTGGCGGTCAATCAGATGGGTGTCAAGCTGTTCGATCTGGAAGTGACCCAAAGCGGGGTCGTGGAACATTACCTGCTGCCCCAGCTGGCCCGCTATCCCCGTTTTGGTGAGGCGGTTGCGGTTTCACTTCGTCGAATCTTTCTGTCGCCCGTTCCAATCCAGGAAACCGACGTTCTGGAAACAAGGGAGGACGGCGGCTATCGTCTCAGCGGCGAGCGCAATGCCGACCAGGTTGCGTTTCTGTTCGGCAGCGACCCGGTGCGGTTGATTGAACAAACCCTGCGGGGCCCGAAGGACGACTGGAAGGTGGTCTATCTCGATTATTGCCTCCTTGCGGAACAGCCTTATCCCAGGGAAATCGTACTGGAGGACCGGCGAGCCGGCTACAGGCTCGATTTGCGGATCGACAGCATAGAACACGGGGGTAACCGTTTATGAGCAGGCTGAAAAGAGCAATCGGCCGGGCGGCAGTGACTGACGCCGAGATAGACCAGGAGGGCGGGATCAGCCGCACTTTCCGCTTCCCCTCCGATTTTCTCGGATTTGCAGGCCATTTCCCCGGGTTTTCAATCGTGCCCGCAATTGTTCAGGTGATGGCGGCACAGCACCTGCCAGAACATTTAATGGCAACCGGGATGCGCTTGCGTGAGGTGAAAAACGCCAAGTTTTTTCTGCAACTCCGCCCCGAACAGGACATCAAAGTGCAGTGCCGTTTTCAACCGGGGGAGGATGAATGCCGTGTGGAGGCCCGTTTGACCTGTGAGCAGGGTTTGGCGGCTACCTTTACCCTAAAATTTTCTTCCGAGAGGTCCCCGGCATGAACAAACCCTATTTTCCCATGCAACCCGGCCAGCCGGACCCCCTGCGCGTCAGCGTCGAACGGGTGGTGCGATTCGAGGAGGTCGACCCCCTCGGCATCGTCTGGCATGGGCGATACCCGAGTTTTTTCGAGGATGCCCGGGTCGCGCTTGGAGAGAAGTACGGCATCGGTTACCTCGATTTTTACCGGGAACAGGTGTTGGCCCCGATCCGGAAGATGCATGTGGACTATTTTCGACCCCTGATGTTCGGTCAGCGGTTTTATATAGAGGGAATTCTCCATTTCAGCGAGGCCGCCCGACTCAACTTCGAATTTATTTTGCGCAATGAGGCGGGGGAAATAACCTCCTCAGGATATACCGTGCAGATGATGATGGACAGCGAACACAACGTATTGCTGGCACAGCCCGAATTTTACTTCGATTTTCTTCGGCGCTGGCGGGAAGGGAGTCTGAGGTGAAGGACGTCGTCATCACGGCTGCCGCCGCCGTGACCGGTTTGGGCGATACACTGGACACGACATGGGAAAGACTGCTTCGCGGGGAGAGCGCTTTCGCTCCCGTGGAACGCTTCGACACCGGCGCGTATACCAGTTCGATGGCCGCCTGCGTACCGGGTCTGCCGCTTTCTCGCTGCGGTTCGCGGTTGCCCTCCCTGCTTGACCGGTTGCTTGCCCAAGTCGATTCCGTTCCCGCTGACAGCCGCCTGCTGTTGGCCACGACCAAGGGGGCCGTCGATCTTTTCGATCAGCAACGCAACGGCAGGCCGCTAGCGGTCGGGGAAGTCTTTCCGAAAACCCTGCTGGACGATCTCGGCGATCGTTTCGGCCTGGAGAAGCCCTTTTGCAACATCAACGCTGCCTGCGCCTCCTCCACCATCGCCGTAGGGAGGGGAGCTGCCGCCATCGCCCATGGCCGGGCGGAGGCGGTGCTGGTCGTCTGCTGCGATCTGGTCACCGAATTCGTATTGTCCGGGTTTTCCGCGCTCATGGCGCTCGATCCGGAGGGCAGCCGCCCCTTCGATCGGAACCGGGCGGGATTGACCCTGGGCGAGGGAGCGGCAGCGTTGCTGCTGATGAGCCGTGAACGGGCCGAAGAGGAAGAACGTCCCGTACTGGCCCGGATTCTCGGCTGGGGCGCCGCCAACGACGCCCATCACATTACGGCCCCGGCAAGAGACGGCAGCGGCCTGATTCTCGCCGTGCGCCAGGCTCTGCAAACCGCCGGCATATCTTGTGAAGCGGTGGACGGCATCAGCGCCCACGGCACCGGAACCGTCTATAACGACCTGATGGAACTGACCGCATTCCGTGCCCTGTTTGGCGAGGAGATTCCGCCGCTGCATTCGGTCAAAGGGGCGATCGGTCACACCCTCGGTGCCGCGGGCGGCATCGAAATCGCCCTCGGCATCCGTTCCCTGGACACCGGACTGTTACCACCTACCGTTGGCCTGAATGAACCGGAACCCGCCGCCCTTGGCCTCGTCGATACCAGGATCCGTCCTTTCAGGGGGCAGGTACTGCTCAGTACCAACTCGGGATTCGGCGGCATCAACAGCGCTGTGCTGCTTGGACGGGAGGTGGCAGGATGAGGGCTTCAGTCATCGGCATCGGATGGATTACCGCCGCCGGCATCGGCAGGGGAAGACGGAAGGATCCTTTCGCCATGCTTCCTGGCGATCTGCCGGTTTTCACCCGCAAGGATGTGTTCGCCGAGGCTTTTCCCCGGTTCGGGCGTCTGGATGGGTTTTCCCGTCTCGGTCTCGCCGGCATCGCTCTGGCTCTGGACGATGCCGGGCTGGATCAGTGGGAACAGAAAAGGAACATCGGGGTCATGGCTGGTACGACCTATGGATGTCTGGCAACCGACATCGCCTATTTCGACACGGTTCTTCCCGAGAAGGGGGCGATGGCCAGTCCCAACCTGTTTGCCTACACCCTGTCGAACACGTTCCTTGGCGAGGCGGCGATCCGATTCGGCCTGACCGGCAGCAGTCTGGTCGTCAACGATTCCGATCACGCCGGTTTTTCCCCGCTGCGGATGGCCCTGGAAAGCCTCGCCTGGGGCGAGTCTCCGACCATGCTCGCCGGCATCTGCGACCTGGCGCCGATGGCAGGGATGGCACCAACACAGGGGCCGCCACCGGGTACGGTGTTTTTGGTACTCACCGCAAGCAGACCCGATTCGACCCGGGTTTATGCCGAAATCACCATGGATAACTCCGGGGTTGTTTCGGTCAACGGGTTTGCTGTCAAGAGTTGGATAAGTCTGGTCGAGGGTTGTCTGGCAGGATGCTGAAAAGCAGGTGGGTCCCCTTTGGCTCATGCGTCCCATAGGTCCCATACCGTCAGGATTCAAAGACGATTAAGCAAACAACGGGAGTTTTTGCCCATGAAAATGAAATTGATCTACCCCCGCTGGCCCAAACTCGACCGGCAGACCGAGTTTCACCTGCCGCCGCACGGGCCTGCGGTCTTTGCCGCTACGGTGCCGTCCGAGGTCGAACTCGAATTCACCGACGAGAACCTCGAGACGGTCGATTTTGAAAAGCCGGTCGACCTTGTTGGGATCTCCACCATGCTGACCGCCCAGCTGCCGCGGGCCTTCGAGATCGCCGGAGAGTTTCGCCGGCGCGGCGTACCGGTTATTTTCGGCGGCATTTCCACCATGTTGCATGCCGAAGAAGTGGCAAACCATGCCGATTCCGTTTTCCTCGGCGAAACCGAAGGGCGTTTCGGACAGGTGGTCGACGATTTCAAAAAGGGCCGGCTGAAGAAAGTCTACGACTACATGCAGGATCCCCCCGATACGGCCCTGATCGGTACGGCCCGCCGGGAAATTCTCAATCGCGAACTGTACAACTATCGCGGGGTGCAGATGCTGGATCTGGTGCATGCCTCCCGCGGCTGCAAGTTCGACTGTTTCCCCTGCTGCACCGGATTTCTCGGCGGCAAAAAATTCCGTCCCCGCCCTATCGACAGGGTCATCGAGGAGATGGAGTCGATCCGCAACAATCGTCTGTTCATCGTCGACAATTCTTTGGCCCAGGACAAGCAGTGGCTCAAGGATCTCTTCACCGCCATGGCGCCTTTGAAGAAGAAATGGGTCAGTCATCCGATACTGGATGACGACGAGATTCTCAAACTGGCCGCCGACGCCGGTGCCTGGTATGTCTACCAGGCGGTGTTCGATACCTCGGACTTCATTCGCAACCGTATTCGCCGTCTCAAAGATCATGGCATCGGCGTGGAGGGAACCATTATCCTGGGGACCGACGAGCAGGACGAAGATTATATCAAGCGTCTGGTCGACTTTCTGCTGGAGGTTGAACTCGACGTGGCGGAGTTCACCATCCTCACCCCCTTCATGCATTCCCCGATCAGGCGCCAGATGGAGCTGGAGGGACGCATCCTAAGCAACGACTGGAGCCGCTACACGGCCGACAAGGTGGTTTTTCAGCCGAAGCAGATGACCCCGGAAAAGCTGCAGGAACTTTATTATTATGCCTGGGACACCTTCTACGCCGATTCAGGTCATCAGTTGAAGATGGGAGAGCTTTTCAAGCAGGTCATGCGCCGGGAGATGGACGACGGAACATACCGTCGCTACGATCCGAAAAAGCGGCGCAATTTCAAAAAACAACAGGAGTTTCTCAGCTCATGAGCCGGGTCTTCCTCTTCTCCGCCAACACCACCATAGAACCCTACCCGGTCTATCCCCTGGGCATGGCGCTCCTGGCCGGCGCCCTCGCCGAGCGGGGTCATGAGGTGCGGCAGTACGATTTTCTGGCGGCCGGCGAGAATGAAGAGGGACTCTGCCGGGAAATGGAGACATTCGCACCCGATCTGGTCGGCATGTCCCTGCGCAACATCGACAACGTCGACTCCTTCTGCGCGGAAAATGCCTGGTACCTGGCTCAGGCCCGGGAGCTGGTGCAGGGAATCCGGAAAACCACCACAGCACCTCTGGTTGTGGGTGGTCCGGCTTTTTCCATCATGCCTGAGGAGATTCTGGCTTATCTCGGCGCCGACTACGGCATCATCGGTGAGGGGGAGCAGGCCCTCTGCCGGTTGCTGGACGATCTGGCGGCGGGCAGGGAGCTTCCAGCCCTGATCCCGGCCGGAGAACCCTTGCAGGGATCGGAGATGGCGACCCCGCTGTTTCAGCCGGAACTCGTCGATTTTTACCTGGGGAAAAGCGGCATCATCAACCTGCAGACCAAGCGCGGCTGTCCCTACCGCTGCAGCTATTGCACCTATCCGCAACTGGAAGGCAGGAACTTTCGGCCGCGCCCGGTCAAGATGGTGGCGGATGACCTGGAACGGATTCGCCGGGAGAACCCGGAGGCCAGCGTCTTTTTCACCGACTCGGTGTTCAACGATCCCGGCGGGTATTACCTGGAGCTGGCCGAGGAGATTCTGCAGCGCGGAGTGATTATTCCCTGGAGCGCTTTTTTTCGCCCGCAGGATTTGGGACGCAAGGAACTGGAGGTGTTGAAGCGGGCCGGTCTCTATGCACTGGAACTGGGCACCGACGCGGCCAGCGATGCCACCCTGGCAGGCATGGACAAGGGATTCTCCTTTGCCGATGTTCTGAGGGTGAATGAGGCCTGCCTGGCCGAGGAGCTTCCCTGCGCCCACTTCATCATTTTTGGAGGGCCCGGGGAAACGCCCGAAACGGTGGAGGAGGGTCTCGGCAATATCGCTCGACTCGGACCGTCGGTTGTATTCGCCTTTTCCGGAATTCGCATCCTGCCGGGGGCGCCGCTGCAGCAACAGGCGGTGACAGAAGGGATTGTTACGGCTGATCAATCGTTGCTGATGCCCGCTTACTACTACTCCCCCCGGATCGATCCGGAGGCGATGAACGCCGCCATTGAAAAATCCTTCAAAGGTCGACGGAACAGGATATTCCCCCCGTCCGAAGGGCAGGCCCGGCTGGCGGTGATGCGCAAATTCGGGTTTAACGGCATTCTTTGGGACAAGTTGATTTCTTTCGGAAAAAAGCCGAGTTGAAAATCGTTTTTAAATAAGTCATATGGGACCCATAGGACCTATGGTCCCGTGAAACAAAAACAAGATGACCCATCTCAACCAAGACACCATCCTCCTGATCCATCCCCTCGGCTATCGGCCGGAGCGTGCCGGCCGCGATATTTCGCGGCTGGCCAATCTGATGCCGCCGTTGGGGCTGGCCGGCATCGCCGCCTATCTGGAACAGCGGGGGATTCGGTCCCATATCGTCGACTGCTTTGCCCATCCCGACGACGAGCGTGTCATTCGCGACACTCTGCGCGAAAAGCGTCCCGGCTTCATCGGTTTCAGCTGCACCACCTCCAGCTTTCTTGACGGGGTGAGACTGGCGGCCATGGCCCGCCGGGAGTTGCCGGGAGTTCGCACCGTGTTCGGCGGTCCTCATGTGTCGGCCCTGCGGGAGCGGCTGCTGCGCGACTATCCCGACGTCGACTACCTGGTGGTCGGAGAGGGCGAACAGACGCTGGCGGACCTGATTGAAGCCGAGGGCCAGGGTGCCGAGGCCATTCCCGGCGTTGTCTGCCGCCGGGGAGGGGAGGCGATATTCGGCGGCTTCCGCGGAAAGTGGATTGAGCTGGATGACCTGCCCTTTCCCGCCTATGAAAAACTGGCGGGCTATCCGGCCGCCTATCAGCTGCCGATTTTCAACTACCCGCGCACGCCGAACACCAGCTGCATCTCCAGTCGCGGTTGTCCCTATGCCTGCACCTATTGCGACCGTTCGGTGTTCCGCCGCTCTTTTCGCTTCAATTCGGCGGACTACCTCTACGCCCACCTCGCCTATCTGCGGGAGCGTTTCGGCATCCGTCACGTCAATTTCTACGACGATCAGTTCACCTTCAACCGCCGGCGAGTCGAGGACTTTTGCCGTATGATGATCGACCGCCCCCTCGGCATGACCTTCAACTGTGCGGTACGGGCCGAGCATGTCGATTTCGACCTGCTGCGGCAGATGAAGGCGGCCGGTTGCTGGATGGTGAGTCTCGGCATCGAAACCGGCGATCCCGAACTGCTCGCCCGGCATCGGCAGAATGCCGATCTGGAAATGCTGGCCGACACCATACGCCTGGTGAAGAAGGCCCGCATCCGGGTCAAGGGGCTGCTGATGATGGGCCTGCCCGGCGAATCGGAATCGAGCATCCGCCGCAGCATGGAGTACGTCTATTCCCTGCCCATCGACGATTTCAACCTGGCGAAATTCACGCCCTTTCCCGGTTCGCCCCTCTACGAACGGATACATGAGATGGGCTGTTTCGACGAGGACTGGGAGCAGATGGACTGCATGCATTTCAGGTTCATCCCGCACGGCATGAGCCGTGAACGGCTGGAAAAGCTGTTCATCGAATTTTACAAACGCCATTTCCAGCGCCCCCGGGTGCTGGCTGGTTATGTCGCCATGCTCTGGCGCTCGCCCGACAGCTGGAAGCGCTTCGCCCTCAACCTGGGGGATTTCCTGCGGTTTGCCCGCAGCAACCGGCGCATTGCCGGAAAGGGGGCGGCCGATGCCTGAAACGGTGCGCCTGCTGGTGGTGATCCCTCTCTACAACCACGGCGCCACGGTGCGCTCTGTGGTGGAAAAGACTCTGGCGATCCATGATCGGGTGGTGGTGGTCGACGACGGCAGCGTGGACGGCGGGGCAGATACCTTGGCCGGATTGCCGGTGGCAGTGCTGCGCCATGAGATCAATCGCGGCAAGGGCGCGGCGATCATGACCGCGGCCCGGGAGGCGCGGCGGCAGGGGATGACCCATATAGCCACCATCGATGCCGACGACCAGCACGATCCCGCCGATCTTCCCAAACTGCTGGCAGTTGCCCGGGAAAATTCCCTGGCGGTTGTGGTCGGCAAACGCGACTTCAATACCGAGAATGTTCCGGGAGGCAGCCGTTTCGGCCGCAAATTTTCCAATTTCTGGCTGCGACTGCAGACCGGAAGGTCACTGGGCGACACCCAGAGCGGCTTTCGCATCTATCCTCTGCGGGTGCTGGAGGGCCTCAAGCTCGGGGAGGTTCGTTACTCCTTCGAGATCGAGGTGCTGGTCAAGGCTGCCTGGGCCGGGGTGCCGCTGCTGGAGGCGCCGATTTCCGTGCATTATCCCCCCCGTGAAGAGCGGGTTTCCCATTTCCGCGGGTTCATGGACAACTTCCGCCTGACCCTGCTCAACACCCGTCTGACCCTGCGCTCGGTGGCTCCCTGGCCCCACCGCAAGATTGTCCCGGCCGGGGAGAGCGGTAACAAGCCCAGCGTGCTGCGGCCCATGCAGTCGCTGCGCACCTTGCTGACGGAGAATACCACCCCGGGCCAGCTGGCGGCTGCCGGGGCCCTGGGGGTGATGCTGGGCGCGGCCCCGCTGATCGCCTGTCATACCATCGCCATTCTGTTCGCCGCCGGTTTTCTGCGGCTCAACAAGGTGGCGGCGGTCAGCACCAGTCAGCTCTGCATGCCGCCCATCGTGCCGGCACTGTGCATCGAAGCTGGTTATTATATGCGCCACGGCAAGTTTCTCACCGAGGTGTCTCTGGAAACGCTCGGCTACCAGGGGGCGCAGCGTCTGTGGGAGTGGCTGCTGGGGTCGCTGGTCATCGGTCCGGTCCTGGCCCTGGCGGTGGCCGCCGTGATTTACGTCATGGCATGGATTGTAAAGAGTGAAGATGTCATCACCGAATAAAGAGAGATCGGTGGATAAGAAGAGCTGGACCAGCCGCAGCATCGGCGCCGCCTGGCAGCACCGTTTCTTCTATGGATTGATCCGTCTGTGCGGACGGCGGGCAGCTTACGCCATGCTCGCCGTGGTGATCTTTTACTACATGCTGTTCCGCCCCGACCAGCGCCGCAAAAGCGAATTCTATCTGCGTCGCCGTTTCCCTGGCGCGAGGGGCCTGCGGCTTTGGCTGCACAGCTACCGCATGAGCCTGGCTCTGGGAAAGTCCCTGATCGACCGGGCGGTGGTCGGCATCCTTGGTTCCTCCTCGACGCGCGTGGATCTGGAGGGGAAGGAGGAATTGCTGGCGTTGCTCGCTGAGGGCAAAGGGCTGATCCTGATCACTGCTCATGTCGGTTCCTGGCAGACGGCGATGGCCGCCCTCGATTTTCTCAACCAGCCGGTCAGTCTTCTCCTGCAGCGGGAAGCGGGCGACATCGACCGGCACTATTTCGAGCATGGCGGCCGGGATTGCCCGTTTCGCATCATCGACCCGAGCGGCTACCTGGGCGGGGCCCTGGAGATGATAGAGGTGCTCAAGAACGGAGAGATCCTCTCGGTCATGAGTGACCGGATGCTGGGTAGCGACAGAAACGCCGTGGCCGTCGATTTTCTTGGTGACCCGGTCCCGTTTCCATTCAGCGCCTACAAGCTGGCCTCTGCCACCGGCGCACCGGTCGGAGTGCTGCTTTCGGCCAAAACCGGTGTCGACAGCTACGAACTGCGCCTGGCGCGAGTGATTCGGGTGCCCTCCGGGCTGCGTCGCGGCAGCGAAGCCTTTGTTCCTTATGTCCGGCAGTTTGCCGAGACCTTGGAAGAATATACGCAGCGTTACCCCTATCAGTTTTTCAATTTCTACGACATGTGGGATTCGGAATTCGCGGAATCCGCGCCCGACCCCCAAGACCATAAGGAGTGATACGGAAATGTCGACCAAGGAAAAACTCAAGCAGATATTGGTGGAAGATCTCAATCTGGAAGACATGACTCCCGAGGAGATCGAAGACGACGCCCCTTTGTTCGGCGAAGGGCTGGGGCTCGATTCCCTCGATGCCGTCGAAATCGTGGTGCTGGTGCAGAAGCATTTCGGCGTGGAGATCAAGGATATGGAGGAGGGGCGTCCGGCCCTGCAGTCGATCAACAGCCTCGCGGCGTTCATCGAGGCGAAGCGGGCCGCATGAGTCCCCAGCGACCCATCGCCGTGACCGGCGCCGGATGCCTGTGTGCCGCC contains:
- a CDS encoding MMPL family transporter, encoding MNLTDLVAALHRRLAPRRVWLVTGTMAVILASLLGFRTLHLQENIAAMLPESGDIAEDFRLLQQAPFTRKVVITLTGPEGVDPDALAEAADRLAASLDPELYPLVVSGPEERLMGRMVPWILAALPNVATAKDLADLRKELDNEGVRRRLGESYRALLCPEGWALKGLIRQDPLSLHRLALEKLRHLNLVPGARLAQGHFLSPDGRSTLLVAETPVAMTDSAGAERLLAAFYKATESLPGGIKATLVSGHRYTAANARAIQKDLWRILTCSTVGLILLFVLFLRSPRAVFVFLAPVSVVCLAAVAVGLVFREVSAMTIGFGAVLLGIAVDFGLHVYFALRRGGGEAADIVGSVSRPVVFGCMTTVAAFAVLLSSDLPGQRQLAVFSITGLLAALLLALVVLPHLLTTGHDSEQLSTPPTPRGGRLIVAIWLLLLAICGWQATRVTIDGDLRRMNLVPDELAADEAQVRQIWGQVRSQAMVWAVGDTLDQALATNGQVLQRFEKSGGIESLVSLSPLLPSTGEQAENRRRWLEFWQGPAGRRVLAALEDEAKALRFSGDAFAPFRESLEKPVLPITPAGLREVGLGEVVDTLVTTLEDGRIGVLNLIPENPEMLSRAETALAGLEDVRLVAQGRFRQELSVAIEKDFIRFILAAGLVVLGLLAILFRKPWEILAALVPVATGLVMMFGIMGMLGLSFNLFNIIAAILVIGLGVDYGIFMVHRQKEGMDRATGQAVLVSGLTTLAGFGALVLARHPALHSIGVTVLLGIGSAIPAALWVIPALYQVGKHGALRKTYKGNNRTRMNADERG
- a CDS encoding DUF3261 domain-containing protein, with the protein product MKKLLPIMLLLLLAACAAPARVPIPVIEPAPAGLATEDLASAVWTERPAVMRLRQTARFSFRGREVPMIGMMELDTRSKKTRLVAVNQMGVKLFDLEVTQSGVVEHYLLPQLARYPRFGEAVAVSLRRIFLSPVPIQETDVLETREDGGYRLSGERNADQVAFLFGSDPVRLIEQTLRGPKDDWKVVYLDYCLLAEQPYPREIVLEDRRAGYRLDLRIDSIEHGGNRL
- a CDS encoding acyl-CoA thioesterase, giving the protein MNKPYFPMQPGQPDPLRVSVERVVRFEEVDPLGIVWHGRYPSFFEDARVALGEKYGIGYLDFYREQVLAPIRKMHVDYFRPLMFGQRFYIEGILHFSEAARLNFEFILRNEAGEITSSGYTVQMMMDSEHNVLLAQPEFYFDFLRRWREGSLR
- a CDS encoding beta-ketoacyl-[acyl-carrier-protein] synthase family protein, producing MKDVVITAAAAVTGLGDTLDTTWERLLRGESAFAPVERFDTGAYTSSMAACVPGLPLSRCGSRLPSLLDRLLAQVDSVPADSRLLLATTKGAVDLFDQQRNGRPLAVGEVFPKTLLDDLGDRFGLEKPFCNINAACASSTIAVGRGAAAIAHGRAEAVLVVCCDLVTEFVLSGFSALMALDPEGSRPFDRNRAGLTLGEGAAALLLMSRERAEEEERPVLARILGWGAANDAHHITAPARDGSGLILAVRQALQTAGISCEAVDGISAHGTGTVYNDLMELTAFRALFGEEIPPLHSVKGAIGHTLGAAGGIEIALGIRSLDTGLLPPTVGLNEPEPAALGLVDTRIRPFRGQVLLSTNSGFGGINSAVLLGREVAG
- a CDS encoding beta-ketoacyl synthase N-terminal-like domain-containing protein, coding for MRASVIGIGWITAAGIGRGRRKDPFAMLPGDLPVFTRKDVFAEAFPRFGRLDGFSRLGLAGIALALDDAGLDQWEQKRNIGVMAGTTYGCLATDIAYFDTVLPEKGAMASPNLFAYTLSNTFLGEAAIRFGLTGSSLVVNDSDHAGFSPLRMALESLAWGESPTMLAGICDLAPMAGMAPTQGPPPGTVFLVLTASRPDSTRVYAEITMDNSGVVSVNGFAVKSWISLVEGCLAGC
- a CDS encoding radical SAM protein, encoding MKMKLIYPRWPKLDRQTEFHLPPHGPAVFAATVPSEVELEFTDENLETVDFEKPVDLVGISTMLTAQLPRAFEIAGEFRRRGVPVIFGGISTMLHAEEVANHADSVFLGETEGRFGQVVDDFKKGRLKKVYDYMQDPPDTALIGTARREILNRELYNYRGVQMLDLVHASRGCKFDCFPCCTGFLGGKKFRPRPIDRVIEEMESIRNNRLFIVDNSLAQDKQWLKDLFTAMAPLKKKWVSHPILDDDEILKLAADAGAWYVYQAVFDTSDFIRNRIRRLKDHGIGVEGTIILGTDEQDEDYIKRLVDFLLEVELDVAEFTILTPFMHSPIRRQMELEGRILSNDWSRYTADKVVFQPKQMTPEKLQELYYYAWDTFYADSGHQLKMGELFKQVMRREMDDGTYRRYDPKKRRNFKKQQEFLSS
- a CDS encoding lipid biosynthesis B12-binding/radical SAM protein, coding for MSRVFLFSANTTIEPYPVYPLGMALLAGALAERGHEVRQYDFLAAGENEEGLCREMETFAPDLVGMSLRNIDNVDSFCAENAWYLAQARELVQGIRKTTTAPLVVGGPAFSIMPEEILAYLGADYGIIGEGEQALCRLLDDLAAGRELPALIPAGEPLQGSEMATPLFQPELVDFYLGKSGIINLQTKRGCPYRCSYCTYPQLEGRNFRPRPVKMVADDLERIRRENPEASVFFTDSVFNDPGGYYLELAEEILQRGVIIPWSAFFRPQDLGRKELEVLKRAGLYALELGTDAASDATLAGMDKGFSFADVLRVNEACLAEELPCAHFIIFGGPGETPETVEEGLGNIARLGPSVVFAFSGIRILPGAPLQQQAVTEGIVTADQSLLMPAYYYSPRIDPEAMNAAIEKSFKGRRNRIFPPSEGQARLAVMRKFGFNGILWDKLISFGKKPS
- a CDS encoding radical SAM protein, whose protein sequence is MTHLNQDTILLIHPLGYRPERAGRDISRLANLMPPLGLAGIAAYLEQRGIRSHIVDCFAHPDDERVIRDTLREKRPGFIGFSCTTSSFLDGVRLAAMARRELPGVRTVFGGPHVSALRERLLRDYPDVDYLVVGEGEQTLADLIEAEGQGAEAIPGVVCRRGGEAIFGGFRGKWIELDDLPFPAYEKLAGYPAAYQLPIFNYPRTPNTSCISSRGCPYACTYCDRSVFRRSFRFNSADYLYAHLAYLRERFGIRHVNFYDDQFTFNRRRVEDFCRMMIDRPLGMTFNCAVRAEHVDFDLLRQMKAAGCWMVSLGIETGDPELLARHRQNADLEMLADTIRLVKKARIRVKGLLMMGLPGESESSIRRSMEYVYSLPIDDFNLAKFTPFPGSPLYERIHEMGCFDEDWEQMDCMHFRFIPHGMSRERLEKLFIEFYKRHFQRPRVLAGYVAMLWRSPDSWKRFALNLGDFLRFARSNRRIAGKGAADA
- a CDS encoding DUF2062 domain-containing protein — protein: MPETVRLLVVIPLYNHGATVRSVVEKTLAIHDRVVVVDDGSVDGGADTLAGLPVAVLRHEINRGKGAAIMTAAREARRQGMTHIATIDADDQHDPADLPKLLAVARENSLAVVVGKRDFNTENVPGGSRFGRKFSNFWLRLQTGRSLGDTQSGFRIYPLRVLEGLKLGEVRYSFEIEVLVKAAWAGVPLLEAPISVHYPPREERVSHFRGFMDNFRLTLLNTRLTLRSVAPWPHRKIVPAGESGNKPSVLRPMQSLRTLLTENTTPGQLAAAGALGVMLGAAPLIACHTIAILFAAGFLRLNKVAAVSTSQLCMPPIVPALCIEAGYYMRHGKFLTEVSLETLGYQGAQRLWEWLLGSLVIGPVLALAVAAVIYVMAWIVKSEDVITE